In Leisingera methylohalidivorans DSM 14336, a single genomic region encodes these proteins:
- a CDS encoding Hint domain-containing protein: MGQNLTASLSSVQAYPAERFRVEYGANMGDPMGLLEDLVLDDIYLLNSPVPPQRLGIAAHHDGSFRIAGDTALGTPGAVLHLDCLLTLMPDSGPNTEILVMVEVDGDGLIAGIFLVPLAPLQAHMPYTLVKAGRKSARRKLAQSACVSFTRGTRITLATGAQRLIEDMRAGDRVLTRDDGIQEVRWIGQSTLRAVGDLAPILIRQGALNNANDLIVSPAHRLMVYQRSDEIGAGAPEILVRARDLVNGDTVVVLDGGFADYFQILFDRHHIIYAEGIAAESTFLDPVTSPALPDDFWTLRPGHQHGTLPAQHMRGAHGLDVSRSLLDRPDAVGLLKRASLR, from the coding sequence ATGGGACAGAATTTGACCGCCAGCCTTTCCTCCGTCCAGGCCTACCCGGCCGAGCGTTTCCGCGTCGAATACGGTGCCAACATGGGCGACCCTATGGGGCTGCTCGAGGACCTGGTGCTGGACGACATCTACCTGCTGAACAGCCCGGTGCCGCCGCAGCGGCTGGGCATCGCCGCCCACCACGATGGCAGTTTCCGCATCGCCGGCGACACCGCCCTGGGCACCCCGGGCGCGGTGCTGCATCTGGACTGCCTGCTGACGCTGATGCCCGACAGCGGCCCCAATACCGAGATCCTGGTGATGGTCGAAGTGGACGGTGACGGGCTGATTGCCGGAATCTTTCTGGTGCCGCTGGCCCCCTTGCAGGCGCATATGCCCTATACGCTGGTCAAGGCCGGGCGCAAGTCGGCCCGGCGCAAGCTGGCACAGTCCGCCTGCGTCTCGTTCACCCGCGGCACCCGCATCACGCTGGCCACCGGCGCGCAGCGCCTGATCGAGGACATGCGCGCAGGCGACCGTGTGCTGACCCGGGACGACGGTATTCAGGAGGTGCGCTGGATTGGCCAGTCCACCCTGCGCGCGGTTGGGGATCTGGCCCCGATCCTGATCCGCCAGGGCGCCTTGAACAACGCCAATGACCTGATCGTCAGCCCCGCCCACCGGCTGATGGTCTATCAGCGCAGCGACGAAATCGGCGCCGGCGCGCCAGAGATCCTGGTCCGCGCCCGCGATCTGGTGAACGGCGACACCGTTGTGGTGCTGGACGGCGGCTTTGCCGACTATTTCCAGATTCTGTTCGACCGCCACCACATCATCTATGCCGAGGGCATCGCGGCGGAGAGCACCTTCCTCGACCCTGTGACAAGCCCGGCGCTGCCGGACGATTTCTGGACCCTGCGGCCCGGACACCAGCATGGCACCCTGCCCGCGCAGCACATGCGCGGCGCCCACGGCCTGGACGTCAGCCGGTCGCTGCTGGACCGGCCGGATGCGGTGGGGCTGCTGAAGCGGGCGTCGCTGCGGTAG